The sequence ttctattttgtttatcagctataaatgggaaaattttctccaaaattttttttccttctccagcaGACATCCCCAGCAGTCAGTTAATTAGATAATAAGCCACTTATAAAACATCTAAATTAACCAATCTACAATCTTTACAAGTTTTTTTACTGTGTTTTTAGAATGAATGTATGATGAGAAATTCAACATAAATAATTTTGGAttttcttatcacaaaaaataaaatgaaggacCTCAACCACCAGAAGCTTATCAGCCAGTTTCAATctatttatcttcatttgaaTGTCTTCTAGAATAtgtaaaaagtaataaataaatgtatcttCCATGCTACATGTATAATAAGAACTTCTATAATTGTATATATGCCTTTGATGTATTTTCCCCTCAAGATTATCAACTGTGTGTTgacaagtgaaaaataaattggTAATCAGTTAAAATTTTTGGTTATAAACATAATAGGAATTATTTCACAAACTATGTAAAGCAGTATTAAAATTTGGGCAAACAAGTGTTCtgtatctactttaataaatggttgttgttttttgCCTGTGGTAGTAAACTGATATTCTCAGGTTTATTTGTCGTAATGGTTTTTCTCCAAATGAGCAGGCACTATAGATCCAAATAACAGTTTCTACTGCAGTCGTGTTGAAACAACTTTTAAGATATTGGTTTATCGTTCTTAAAGCATTCTATGACCCAtttagcataaaataaatatctaaggTTGTTTTCTATTGGTATATCACACTATATTACCTGACAAAAATATAAGTGGCACCATCTAGGACTAACCATCTATGAATCCATGAGTTTTGGAAAGAAACTGTGTGAAAGTTGCTGTGATATTTACCAAAATGATTACTGACCCAAACATCTATTGTATGAGCACAGACTCCCCCCAGAGTTAGTTGGACAAGAACATTACTTTTACCTGAATAATACCCTGACAGGAGTCCTTGACTTCAGTATTGCCCGTAGGGGAATAAAAGACTCAAactattaactaaacttactgtggtaatcattttgccacatatacatatatcaaatctgtgttgtacccctgaaactaatacaatgttacatgtcaattatatctcaataaaaaagaaaaagactcaatACTAAGCAAGTCTGCAATATTTATGGGGCAACTACAGCAGTATAGCAATGTCTCCAATCATTGGGTCTCTATAGGAAGTAAAGCACCTGTGTTGATCATCTGGATTCTGTTTGAGGATAGTTTATCCTGGTCTTGCTCGTTTACACTCATGTGTCCTTGAGATTTCACTAGCCTTGGTCATTTTACCCTTTAGAGTAAGTTGTGCTCCTGACATAGCCTGCTGAGCTCAACATTTATTCTCACAGATGGTGCTAAAATAATATGCATTCTCAGTTGAACAAAACCCCGCACATGTGAGAAGAATTTGTGATACAGGCAGAAAATCACTGTGAAAACCGGGTTGAGAAATGGCACGGAACAGTATGCATAAGTGAAaacaagttattttaaaataaatgactttGATGGAATCGTGAAATTGAGAGTGGAAGTATATGTGTATGATTGATTGACTGCTTTTCTGCATTTCCAAATTCCGCGTTTTTTACTCAGACCCCATGGTAATTGCTTAGCGAGTCCTTTCTTCATAACATAAAGTGTTAGATTGAAGGGAGCCATGCACTCGAAGACCAAACATTTTCAAGCCTCTTTCActagatcccaaatagccaattTCCACCTCAAAGTATCGAAACACGTATGTCATCCTAAAGCAACagttattatttattgagcaattaaaTTCTAGGCACTCTGCTAAACTTTTTATATGAATTACACGATGTGAGTTACATcctttttaatcctcacaactcacAACATGCgaattttctgaatttttctcgCTTCTGATGAAGCGAGTGGTGGGGCCTGGATTCCACATCGGATAGTATTTATGTGAAACCCCGTCGCAGTGAAAGTCGACTAGGAAGAACTGAACAGACAAGTACTCGAGGTTGCCTCAGCTGCGGGCCATTTTGTAAAGTTCAGCCCACGCACCAAAAGAGTAAAGCGACGGACCTTTTGATTGCCATAATTTAGAAGATTTCCATTCAAGTTTAGTTTCAAGTTACCATTTTACAGCGAGTACGCTTGCTGCTAAGAAGAAAGTCGCGATTTTTAAACGGGACGAGTAGGACGCAGTCTCCGTCTTTAAACTCAAGTCTCAGCGCCCAACGACCCCCGGACTGAGGAAGGTCGGGACCCGGCGGTCGGTCTTGCGGGGGTGCCAGAACCCACGCGGTAGAGGAAAGCGGCGGGCGCTAGGGCCAGAAAAGAGAGCGGCAGACGCCGGCCGGTTCCGGTTTCCGGGTTTGGCGTGTTGCGGCGGCCCGGGTCACGTGATCGCTCCGTCACGTGACTGCGTTCGTGGGCCTCGCGTAGGGGGAAGCGGACGCGGTTGGATTGAGGGGGAAAAGAGGGCGGTGGCGCGAGATGGCGGCGCACTTGTCCTACGGGCGAGTGAACCTGAACGTGCTGCGCGAGGCGGTGCGTCGCGAGCTCCGCGAGTTTCTGGACAAGTGCGCAGGAAGCAAGGTGAGGGACAGTATGCGGCGACACTGCCCTCAAGCCCCGTCTGGCCTGGCGTAATCCCGTCCCCGACCGCCTGAGCCCAGGTGTACGAGGTTCCCTTGGGCTTCCAGGAGGGCGAGCAGTGGGGAACGATGAGGCGGGGAGAGGGGCCCGCTGGTGGGGCCTGTGTCGTACAGCCTGGAGTCGGCATGGCATCGCGATTGTTTTGTGGCAGCACAATAAACCACCGTGATATCTCAGCTCCTCGTGAACCAGCTGTGTCAGGTGCCCTTTAGATCCAGGGGGCAGATCTGGTGCCCCTTGAGACACTGGGACGGGTGAGGCGGGCCTGGCCCAAGGACATAGAGATTCCAGTGGCCTTTCATTACGACGATCGTGCGTGTCGTTACACATCGTACTTTCGAAAGTCTCTGAAGCGCCAACACCTTACAACCTGATGCTCACACGGATTATGAGAGTTGTTTGAGGTTTTGACGTGACCTTCCTAAATTAGGATTGTTTCTCCTGTTAGGTGTTTAGTAGCACCCAGCTCACAATTGAGTCTGAAACCATAGATCAAAGACTTGATAGGATTTCTTTTAAGTGGTGTTACCTCTCCTCTCTCACCCTAGGATTTATCAGTCCCCTTAAGTAACTGGCAGTACAACtcagaagagaaaaggagaactGGAGAAACTCAGGAATCAGTCTTAGAAAGAACAGAACCCCAAGAAGTAGAGTAGGCGCTGGCAGCCATTGACAATGAGAAGGCGAGCAGGCTGGATCCTAGGTGTCCAGTTCAAACTCTGGAATTGagctgaaatctgaataagatcatGGATTGGATcagtgtcaatatcctggttgtaatATTGTCCTGTAGTTTTGTGAAATGTTACTATTGGGTGAAACTGGGCAAAGTGTACAAGAGAtctctctctattatttcttacaactgaatGTTAATCTACAGTTATGTCAACaaaaatttctgtttaaaaaagaaagaaaaagaaatggtacTGGAGTTGAGCAGTAGAAATGCTCATAGGGGCCCAGAGCAATGACCTGTGGGATTATTAAGTCCTAGGCTGGAATCCTGACTCCCTTATTGTATATACAGTGTCCAAGGTCCCTGTATGGCCTTGGACACGttacttaaactttctgagcctttaaaaatttcctcttctgtcaaaataatatttgtaataCCTATATCAGaggttttaattttatataattggattatataatatttatatataaaatagtagCTGGAACTATTGCCATTTGCAGCTTGCATATGGTTCAATCTAATAACACTATGACATAGATACACAACAAACCACAGTTCCTTCTTTCTCGTGAGGACAGTGATGAACATTCCTGTGACCATCACTTGCCCCTGATGCTATTTTTCTTTAGACCTGTAGGATATGATTGTGGTCAGAGccaattaaaatttttgttaattCAGAGTTTGAAGCAAATATTCCTACTGTGTATGACTGCTATTATGTGTTGATATTGTTGAAATTCCTGATATTAACCATAGTAAGAGAACATTTCTCCCCTCCTGTAGGCAATAGTTTGGGATGAGTACCTCACAGGACCATTTGGCCTGATTGCACAGTATTCACTACTGAAGGTAAATGAGCTATTTGGGTTTTGTTCAGGGATTAATAATTCTGTACTTTAGCAGTGATAATAGAATTTTACATTTCCTCATGAGTAATTGGCTTGTAAAGCTGTCTGGTCTTGATAAACACTGATACTAATTAATGCGTGATTATCATTTTGTATACAGTAGTCCTTTGACCGGGGTTTATCCTGATCCTAATTCTAGGGAAACTACTGGCATTGTATTATGTGACTGTCACCTTGTATCTTTGATAGTTCATCCTGTGAGAGTCATTTGAATTCAGATGCAGTAGCAGTGACTTCATCCTGAAACTTTGTCCTTTATACATCTGGCTTTGGGGGATCTAAATTTTGATAATAAAGTTGTAACGTGCATTTGACTGGGAGTATTTATGACGTCTGAGTCTGGATATGATAGGTAAGTTTCGGGTTTCTCATTAAccttttgtgtatgtgttttcCTAGGAACATGAAGTGGAAAAAATGTTTACACTTAAAGGAAGTCGTTTGCCAGCAGCTGATGtcaagaatattatttttttggtcAGACCCAGGCTAGAATTGATGGATATAATTGCTGAAAATGTGCTCAGgtatctctcagagcttttgTTTGGGACAGAAGAGGTTGGTCCTGCTAATAGTTTTAACGTACTGAGCTCTTCATTGCAACCTCCTTCTCTTGCTAGTGCGTTGGAAGGTGGTCTTTTGGAAAACTGGGACAGGCGTGAAAGAATACAAGAGGGGGCATGGGAAACTTGTGAAGTTGTTCAAACAGTTTGAGAGGGAGGGTCATCATATAACCCCTTCTTTCAGGACAGCTAGAAGTCTGGACCTGTTTCAGTAGAAAGGACCctgattgaaaaaacaaaacctctAATGGTTATTTTTCAATATACTGAATATAGTGTGCTTGAATTTCATAAGCAAAATAAGTAAGAGCTGATTAAAATTTAATATAGCATCCAATTTATAGAGGAAGTTCTCCTAGCCCAGTCTGTGGTACAATTGATTGCAGTGGCCCCTAAAATCTTAAAAGCACATGGGCTATTTTGGGAACTTCACTGTCGAGAGTAGAGGTGGGAGTCAAGAGTCATCTTTGATTTTAATGTAAGGCTCTGTGTTACTGCATTGGTTGGGTTGAAGAACCATTTGTTTTCAATAAGACATGGATATCCTGTTGCAATAAACCTGAGAGCTTTAATGCCCCATAAAAGGTTTAAGAGAAAGCTAGAAAATGCATCACAAAATACTGACTATGAATCAATGCTTCTTTCCTGTCagggatgaaaaaaagaaaagtgagagcAAGAGAGGAGCTATAACAATTTGGGTCTGAAAGTCAATATGCGTATGTTTATGTAACCAGCATTTATTTAGtgcctgctttgtgccaggcagTGGGCTAGGCTCTAGGGATAAACTAAGCGAAATAGCCTGTGACTAAGGATCTCGTAAGCTAACAGATGTTACCTTTTTGCAGTGAAGACAGACGTGGCCCAGCAAGAGATTTCCACATTTTGTTTGTGCCACGACGTAGCTTATTGTGTGAACAGCGGTTGAAGGATCTGGGTGTTTTGGGATCCTTTATTCACAGGGAAGAGTACAGCCTAGATCTCATTCCGTTTGATGGGGATCTCTTATCCATGGAATCAGAGGGTGCATTCAAAGTAagtttgacattttctttttcaatgtcATACTTTAACTTTTGCCAAATTTATGAGggtccattagcagtcactccctatccCACCCTCCCCAGCCACTGGCAATCGCTAGTCTGTTGCAGTCTGTATGCATTTGCCTatcctggagatttcttttctctttttttttttttttggcaaggaggattagccctgagctaacatgtatggcagtcttcctctatttttcatgtgGGTTGCCGcaacagtgtggcttgatgagtggtgtaggtccgtgcccagaatccaaacccacgaacccgggccactgaagtgaagcatgccagacttaaccactacaccatggggccggtcccACCTTGTGTTTTCTTAATGTGATCACATTTATCTGTATTTCCTTTGATTTATGGGTTtgtgacgctgatgctgctcgtTGGGgaatgtttgagaaccactggtgtagtacaaaaaattatttttcttccccagtATGTTTTTACGACAATCACCAGCTTAAAAGAGTTAAATTGGGGGAGAACTCAGGGGCACCACTGATTAGTTCTATACCCAAGAAAGTTTCTTGGCTCTTTTTTGCCATGTTCCCATTGCTTTGCTTACACCACGTCTCATCCGATGAAGTACAGACTTTAAAACCCTaacattttatatgaaaaatttcaaacatactgaaaagttgaaagaattgtacGGAGGACACCCATATACCCATCACGTAGATTCTGgaattaacattttgctatattcaCTTTATCATTTATCTGTAGTAGTGTACCCATGTATAATTAATTCACATCATGTAATTAATATGAATTGGTAGCAGCTGAGGAAAACTTGTCTGGGCATGACAAAACCTGTCCAGAGGAGAGATTTCCTGTTGTTTATTTGAGGATTTGCAAAAAAGGATAGactttttttctgctgagaattTCAAGCCTTTGGCTTTGTCTATTCACTGAAGATTCTGTTTTAGAAATCAAggattttggggccggccccgtggcgtagcagttaagtgcgtgcactccgctgctggcagcccgggttcggatcccaggcgtgcgtggaggcaccgcttgtcaagccacgctgtggcagcgtcccatatagagtagaggaagatgggcacagatgttagcccagggcccatcttcctcagcaaaaaagtggaggattggcatggaatcttcctcaccaaaaaaaaaaaaaagaaatcaaggattTTGCCTGGATGATAAAGCTAAGAGTTCTACCTAATATTAAATTCAACCACAATTTCTGATGGagctaattttacttatttatgtgatttttaaacaATGAGCATAATTTAGCAGGTTTTGGCATCAGGAGGCACATGTAGATCTTTCTGTGTTTTGGGATATGATTATGATCATCTCCATCATTGTACTGAAGAAATGTGAGAATTAGCGTTCAGCCAGTCGAATTGTCAGTAACAGGGCTTAACATATTGCAGCCTTcatttgtatatataaaaatcagtatatataaaataatatgtcaTTTGTAAAAACTGCAAGGTACTCTATTGTGTAGGCATGTGGGACTTTGAGGtcaaaaaatatgtgtatttaaatgTTAATGAGTATTAGCATTTGTCCCTCCCAAAATGTCCTCATGGCTTGAAATACCATGTGGAATTCGACAAGTGCAGAATAGAGTTGGGATATTAATACAAATAGTCAATTCACCACCACTTATATTAGAGCAAAAAAAATCAGGATTAATATCTGTTAacttttaaaccttttttttttttcctgtggtgacaaagattagccctgagctaacatctgttcccaatcctcctctttttgctgaggaagattggccctgagctaacatctgtgcccatcttcctctactttatatgggatgcctgccacagcatggcttgataagcgggcataggtgcacgcccaggatccgaaactgcaaacccagggctgccaaagcggagcacgtgaacttaaccactgtgccactgggctggccgcttaaaccttttttaaaagatggaatTATAAAAGGAATGTCTTTGTAGTAACacagctttttaaataaaaaatatgaatgctGGTGCTAGCCCCATCAAGTAGTGGTTAACTTCGACGTCCTCTGCATTGATGGCCTGGGTTCTcggattcaaatcctgggcacagacctcaccactcatcagccatgctgtggtggtgacccacatacaaaatagaggaggattggcacagatgttagctcagggctaatcttcctcagcaaaaaatatatatatgaatgctaTTTTGAGAgatgttccctaatatttttttttcctagaacttTCATCTTAGCTCTGCTCCTATCAGGAGTTTTAAGTAATTTTGCCAGAAAGTGTGTCTCCCGACACACTTGATTTGATTCTTGATTTCTTGATTTCAGCCTGTCATATTGAGTGAAATGTTAAAATACACCAGACTTGGAAGAGCCATCCAGTAGGGCTTTCAGTAATGACCAAACATTCCTCACAGTGCCTTTCCAGGGACAGCTCTCCTTCCCCCCTGGGGCGGAGGGCATGGGAGCTCCACGCTCTCTTCCATAATCCCTCCTGTGTCCCCTCACTCCTGGCCTTGGAGGGTAGAGGCAtgttgggtgggtgggtgggtgggtggggggagtcTGGTGCATTGTACCATTTTCACTTACCAGTGGATGATGCTTGAAAAAAGTGCAAACAGTTCctaataataaaagctaacatttaaTAAGCACTTACTGTATGTTTCAGGTGCTGGGATTAAATGTTTTACATGCGTGTTCCTCATTTAACGTGTACGCTATGTGTAATATACTCCCTTCTACAGATGAATgcattgaggcacagagaggttatctGGCCTAGGGACCAATTGGGAAGTGACACAGCCGGGGTTCAGATGAACGCATCCTGAGTCTAGAACCTGTGCTCTCACCTACCAGTGTCAGAACTCAGCGCGGTCCCTCTCTTACTTCCCAGCTGATtacgtgtgtgtgggggggggggggaggggttgCCTTTTTTCAATgcaaaaaagtatatttttgtaTACTTTACAAAATATATCttgtatattttataaagtaaaatatattttcaaaaaatgagaTCATACTCTAAACATTGTTCAGCTACCCCTTTTCGTTTATCAAGATGTTATGGCCTTTATTTGTTGTCAGTAGATATGAAAATCTGCCCCATGTTCGTAAAAACTGCGAAGTATCCTGTCGTGTAGTCGTCTGGGACTTTGGGGGTCAAAGAATATGTGCATTTGTGGGTATTAGCATGTGGCCCTCCCAAAATGTCCTACCAAAGTTTACACTCACACAGTGAAGAGAGAACCCATTCCCCGGGTAAGTCTTTATTAATCAGTAGTTTCTTCAAGAGCTGATAAACTAAGAGCTAGCATGCCTGGTGAGCACTTTTCTTCCAGAAGGCTCTGCCCTGGGAGAATTGCTTCTCCCCACAGCTGTTGGCCTCGTGGCCTTGAGCGCCAAACAGGAGCTTTGTAAAATGGACTCCAGTTCCCAGCTTGCCCTGCAAAGTGGGAAGTGGGTGGAAACAGTCTTCCCCTCTTCTGAATCCCAGTGCCAGGCAGAGGCGGGCATCTACCCAGCACCGAGATGATCGTGGCCTGACAGTAAcccgccctccctccctgcaGGAGTGCTACCTGGAGAGCGACCAGACAAGCCTCTACCACGCAGCCAAGGGGCTGATGACTCTGCAAGCTCTGTACGGGACGATCCCCCAGATCTATGGGAAAGGAGAGTGTGCCCGGGTGAGAAACACATGTTTCTGGTGATGGAGAAAGGGGCCCTTGGGTACCCAGATGGGGGGAGGAGTGGGAAGCTGTTTACAAATAGGTACAGTCAATCCTTTTTATTGTGAATTcatctacttgctaaaatttatttgtaaccccaataTTAGCATTCACAGTGTTTTGTGGACATGCCCAGAGAGGCAAAAAATTTGAGTTGTCCAatgtgcatgttcccagctgaagTAGAACAAGGCGACGCTCTGTCTTCTTGTTTCAACTCtcacactgtaaacaagtgtcctttttgcCACTGTCTAGTGCCATGTACCACTTAAtgccacatttttgtgctttttcttggtgattttgctgtttaaaatggcccccaaacgTAGTGCTGGGCCTTAGGGAGAAAATACCTGAGTTAGATGAGCTTGGTTCTGGCACTAGTAACATTGCTGTTGGCTATgaattcaatgttaatgaatcaagaaTGTGTAtcaaataaggtgtctttaaacaggaACATGCATAAAACAAGGTGGTTACATATTGATCAGTTGACAAAAATGTGAGCAGAGGCTGGAGGCTCGCAGGAACCTAGCCCGGTATCTGCCTTGGGAGCAgtggttcagtattcactaattcagtgttcatgGTGACTTGATAGAACAGAACTGCCATGAATAACAAAAAACAGACTGTATCTAATTTTATGCCTCGTTGAGAACTAGCGGCTGCCATTGGCTAAAGTGTAAGTGTTGGAATGGGTGTGTGGCCAGCAGCAAATGCTCTTCTATAGCTGCCTATTTCCTATCAGTCTCACTCTCCAcagtttttctcctatttttacttttttgattgTCTTTCTGTTTTTAGCTGAATTTTAAAATCTGCTGATTTCCAGGAGAGTCCCACCTGATCCAATGTTTTGTTTCCAGCAAGTGGCCAATATGATGATCAGGATGAAGAGAGAATTTACTGGAAGCCAGAATTCAATATTTCCTGTTTTTGATAATCTCTTGTTGCTGGATCGAAACGTGGATTTATTAACGCCTCTTGCCACTCAGCTTACGTACGAAGGACTCATTGATGAAATTTATGGCATTCAGAACAGTAAGTAAAGTGACATTTACTTTTAACTAATAGATAATCTGATAAAAAGTATCTGAAAGGTCATTTTTTTTAGAGGGAGCTTCCTTTGCATATAGATCCAAGTatatctgaaaaaattaaaatatcggCTTTTGACTTTCAGAAACTAGGATTAAACGATGACTGAGCGAACTGCTGTTGTGGGTCACACGAGGGCTGGCCGGGTGGTTAGTGTACAGGACTGCGCTTGTCGCCTGTGAGCAGAGGCCAGGGGTTAAATACAAATGGCACTATCGTTTGGAGAATATGGATCCTCGGGGCTGGCAGTCCTTCAGGAGAGCTTGTGGAAGAGGTGGGTTTGGAAAGAGGGGTAGAGTTTAGAGCGGGGTGCTGGCCAGGGGCAGGCAGCATAATAAAAGCAGGAATGATGAGGCAGCCAGCTTCCTAAAGCAGAGAGCACAGGTGGGGACATATTCTGGGGGGAAAGCTAATATGTGAGGCTGGGAACAGTAGGTGGAAGACCTGCTCGGAGGCCTGCTAGGGTTTAGGCTTGACAGATTGTTAGGTCAGAGGTCATAAACATGTTTGGTTTGGGCCcacttaatgtttgtttctgtcagcatttaaaatttgagaaatttttaaTGATAATCGTGATTTATTTACTTACGATCAAAGTGCACTTTGATAAATCAAAACCTCAGTGCCGTACGCCCTTTTTTTCTAAAGCCGGCTTACATTGTCTCCTGAGCTGGGAGATTCTGTTTTGTGCCTGGGCGCTTGATTGGGTCGCCAGCACGCGCCCACAGGTGCTAGTTCCCTGCGTTGTTGTTCAGGTTACGTGAAATTACCTCCAGAGAAATTTGCACCCAAGAAACAGGGCGATGGTGGTAAGGATCTCCCCACGGAAGCAAAGAAGCTTCAGCTGAATTCTGCAGAGGAGCTCTACGCTGAGA is a genomic window of Diceros bicornis minor isolate mBicDic1 chromosome 35, mDicBic1.mat.cur, whole genome shotgun sequence containing:
- the VPS33A gene encoding vacuolar protein sorting-associated protein 33A isoform X1 translates to MAAHLSYGRVNLNVLREAVRRELREFLDKCAGSKAIVWDEYLTGPFGLIAQYSLLKEHEVEKMFTLKGSRLPAADVKNIIFLVRPRLELMDIIAENVLSEDRRGPARDFHILFVPRRSLLCEQRLKDLGVLGSFIHREEYSLDLIPFDGDLLSMESEGAFKECYLESDQTSLYHAAKGLMTLQALYGTIPQIYGKGECARQVANMMIRMKREFTGSQNSIFPVFDNLLLLDRNVDLLTPLATQLTYEGLIDEIYGIQNSYVKLPPEKFAPKKQGDGGKDLPTEAKKLQLNSAEELYAEIRDKNFNAVGSVLSKKAKVISAAFEERHNAKTVGEIKQFVSQLPHMQAARGSLANHTSIAELIKDVTTSEDFFDKLTVEQEFMSGIDTDKVNSYIEDCIAQKHPLIKVLRLVCLQSVCNSGLKQKVLDYYKREILQTYGYEHILTLYNLEKAGLLKPQMGGRNNYPTIRKTLRLWMDDVNEQNPTDISYVYSGYAPLSVRLAQLLSRPGWRSIEEVLRILPGPHFEERQPLPTGLQKKRQPGENRVTLIFFLGGVTFAEIAALRFLSQLEDGGTEYVIATTKLMNGASWIESLMEKPF